A region from the Achromobacter seleniivolatilans genome encodes:
- a CDS encoding metallophosphoesterase, giving the protein MFHVITGLISLYVIWRFVWRLSLPKTGKTLLSIAVVLAAEHHLVTRTFFGTMASPEIPGTVLIALGWLFGSVILLAMLLAIRDLAGLVLFVFARARARCLWGARSWGNGAAVLAVALSAIGVWQAVRVPDVKTIEIALPRLPPALDGFRLVQLTDLHASRLLQAPWIEAVVNKANALHPDLIVITGDLVDGTTEARAADVRPLQALTAQYGVYAIPGNHEYYVEYQRWMAALKQLGLRLLLNEHVTLAPNGKNLVLAGITDSTAATFSQPLPDVAKALEGVSPADPVILLSHRPTGAAINARAGADLQLSGHTHGGQILGAHLLAQWANEGFVSGEYQVGAMRLYVSNGTGLWNGFPIRLGRPSEITQIILRAAPKTAQ; this is encoded by the coding sequence GTGTTTCATGTCATCACGGGACTTATCAGTCTCTACGTAATCTGGCGCTTCGTCTGGCGCCTGTCCCTACCCAAAACCGGCAAAACGCTGCTCTCGATTGCCGTGGTGCTGGCGGCGGAACACCATCTGGTGACCCGCACGTTTTTCGGCACCATGGCCTCGCCCGAAATTCCCGGCACAGTGTTGATTGCCTTGGGATGGCTGTTCGGCAGCGTGATCCTGCTGGCCATGCTGCTGGCCATCCGCGATCTCGCCGGGCTGGTTTTGTTTGTGTTTGCGCGCGCCCGTGCGCGCTGCCTTTGGGGCGCCCGCTCCTGGGGCAACGGGGCCGCCGTGCTCGCCGTGGCGCTATCCGCCATCGGCGTTTGGCAGGCCGTGCGCGTGCCGGACGTAAAAACCATTGAAATCGCCCTGCCGCGTCTGCCGCCCGCCCTGGACGGCTTTCGCCTGGTGCAACTGACCGACCTGCACGCCAGCCGGCTTTTGCAAGCGCCTTGGATCGAAGCCGTCGTCAACAAGGCCAACGCCCTGCATCCCGATTTGATCGTCATCACGGGGGATCTGGTCGACGGCACAACGGAGGCCCGTGCGGCCGATGTGCGTCCGCTGCAAGCGCTGACCGCCCAATACGGCGTCTACGCCATCCCCGGCAACCATGAATACTATGTGGAATATCAACGCTGGATGGCAGCGCTAAAGCAACTGGGCCTGCGCCTGTTGCTGAATGAGCATGTGACGCTTGCGCCCAACGGGAAAAACCTGGTGCTGGCGGGCATCACCGACAGCACTGCCGCAACTTTCAGCCAGCCCTTGCCCGATGTCGCCAAGGCGCTGGAAGGCGTTTCCCCAGCCGACCCCGTCATTCTGCTGAGCCATCGTCCGACGGGCGCGGCCATCAACGCCCGCGCCGGCGCTGATCTGCAACTGTCCGGCCATACCCACGGCGGCCAGATTCTGGGCGCGCATCTGCTGGCGCAGTGGGCGAACGAAGGATTTGTGTCGGGCGAATATCAGGTGGGCGCAATGCGTCTTTACGTCAGCAACGGCACCGGTTTGTGGAATGGATTTCCCATCCGGCTGGGCCGGCCGTCGGAAATCACGCAGATCATATTGCGTGCCGCGCCCAAAACGGCACAATAG
- a CDS encoding ProQ/FinO family protein, translating into MITKKAPEEPAPKKESRPQPGAKGPRSPSAGKGPRPQGGDKGARPQGGDRNARPQGEKGQRPQRAERRESPVDPVVVAISRLQRQFPKAFPKNPAPKVPLKLGVLEDLVQHAQALQLDEAQIKEAVKTWCDGRRYWACMVENAARVDLNGEPVGTVTTNESKHAKRMASRSASKNAAARSKAKKAEASAAAETAAAADGSVTTDAVPAVDTAAAPDTTVAVQSPVVVADAAASPEAPAASEAPAAPESADATSSGTPA; encoded by the coding sequence TTGATTACCAAGAAGGCGCCCGAAGAGCCGGCACCCAAGAAAGAATCGCGTCCGCAGCCCGGCGCAAAAGGACCTCGTTCGCCCAGCGCCGGCAAAGGCCCGCGCCCTCAGGGTGGCGATAAGGGCGCGCGTCCGCAGGGTGGCGACAGGAATGCTCGTCCGCAGGGCGAAAAGGGCCAACGCCCGCAACGCGCCGAGCGGCGTGAATCGCCTGTGGACCCCGTTGTCGTCGCCATTTCGCGCCTGCAACGCCAGTTCCCCAAGGCATTCCCGAAGAATCCTGCTCCCAAAGTGCCCCTGAAGCTGGGCGTGCTGGAAGACCTGGTGCAACACGCCCAGGCCTTGCAATTGGACGAGGCGCAGATCAAGGAAGCCGTGAAGACTTGGTGCGACGGCCGTCGCTACTGGGCTTGTATGGTGGAAAACGCTGCGCGCGTGGACCTGAACGGCGAACCTGTCGGCACGGTGACCACCAACGAGTCCAAGCATGCCAAGCGCATGGCCTCGCGCAGTGCATCCAAGAATGCCGCAGCCCGCTCCAAGGCCAAGAAGGCCGAAGCGTCCGCTGCTGCTGAAACGGCTGCCGCGGCGGATGGTTCCGTGACCACGGATGCGGTTCCCGCGGTGGATACCGCTGCGGCTCCGGATACCACGGTTGCAGTGCAATCGCCCGTTGTTGTTGCGGATGCCGCGGCGTCGCCGGAAGCCCCTGCGGCATCCGAGGCTCCTGCTGCCCCTGAATCGGCCGACGCTACGTCGTCCGGCACGCCGGCGTAA
- a CDS encoding DUF4202 domain-containing protein yields the protein MSDRLQQTLHRFDHYNGADPTVFSWQGETCPQELFLAQKLHEWVVKLAPDAAEPLILASRCQHIGRWEIARKSYPEGRIGYLTWRKALMRHHAEIAAGLLRESGYSDSDIERVTSIVMKQGIKQDADVQVMENALCLVFLQYQYEDFHPAHGDKIVGILKKSLLKMDEAGHRWALTLPYSPTGLGYLERALASDAA from the coding sequence ATGAGCGACCGTCTACAACAGACGCTGCATCGGTTTGATCATTACAACGGGGCCGACCCCACGGTGTTCTCGTGGCAGGGCGAGACCTGTCCGCAGGAATTATTTCTGGCGCAGAAGCTGCATGAATGGGTGGTGAAGCTGGCGCCGGATGCGGCTGAGCCGCTAATTCTGGCATCTCGTTGCCAGCACATCGGACGATGGGAAATTGCCCGCAAGAGTTATCCCGAGGGCCGGATAGGCTATCTGACCTGGCGCAAAGCCTTGATGCGGCACCACGCGGAGATCGCTGCGGGCCTTCTGCGGGAATCCGGTTATTCCGATAGCGATATCGAGCGCGTGACGTCCATTGTCATGAAGCAGGGCATCAAGCAGGATGCGGATGTGCAAGTCATGGAAAACGCATTGTGTCTGGTGTTTTTGCAATACCAGTACGAAGACTTCCATCCGGCCCATGGCGACAAGATCGTCGGCATTCTGAAGAAGTCGTTGCTGAAGATGGACGAGGCAGGACATCGCTGGGCGCTGACGTTGCCGTATTCGCCAACGGGCCTGGGGTATCTGGAACGGGCGCTAGCCTCGGATGCGGCATAA
- a CDS encoding alpha/beta hydrolase, producing MSNASSTPALAPDVLAAQALAKEHGVGTPNVLTTPVAETRAKSRAYQQWLSEPAPAVGRVVEHRLDHLPVPATLRLYYPEGAAAAPLPLYLHLHGGGFAHGDLDTLDRWKREIAAEAGIVTAGLSYALSPEARYPVALEQVLGALRWLRDQAPSLGLDASRLSVGGESAGGNLTLAALQRLRDEGDAFVKAGVVIYGMLSARRDTPSHESFGDGRFGLSTEKLDWFWQQYVSDAAQLTDPGVAPLHADVSGLPPLILQAAALDPLLDDTLDLANKLFASGAAPTFIVYSGVPHSFIGMTRILPQAQEARTDLVQALKRNLV from the coding sequence ATGAGCAACGCCTCCTCTACCCCTGCCCTCGCGCCTGACGTTCTGGCCGCGCAAGCCCTGGCCAAAGAACACGGCGTCGGTACGCCCAACGTGCTGACCACGCCTGTCGCCGAAACCCGCGCTAAAAGCCGCGCCTACCAACAATGGTTGAGCGAACCCGCGCCCGCTGTCGGCCGCGTGGTGGAGCACCGCCTGGACCATCTCCCGGTCCCGGCAACCCTGCGCCTGTACTACCCGGAAGGCGCGGCAGCCGCCCCGCTGCCGCTGTACCTGCACCTGCACGGCGGCGGCTTCGCCCATGGCGATCTGGACACCCTGGACCGCTGGAAACGCGAAATCGCTGCCGAAGCCGGCATCGTTACCGCCGGCCTGTCGTACGCGCTGTCACCGGAAGCCCGCTATCCCGTGGCCTTGGAACAAGTGCTGGGCGCATTGCGCTGGTTGCGTGACCAAGCGCCATCGCTGGGCCTGGATGCGTCGCGCCTGTCCGTGGGCGGTGAATCCGCTGGCGGCAACCTGACCTTGGCCGCCCTGCAACGGCTGCGCGACGAGGGCGATGCTTTCGTGAAAGCCGGCGTAGTGATCTACGGCATGTTGTCAGCCCGGCGCGATACGCCGTCGCACGAATCCTTTGGCGATGGGCGCTTTGGCTTGTCGACCGAAAAGCTCGACTGGTTCTGGCAGCAATACGTGTCGGATGCCGCCCAACTGACCGACCCCGGCGTCGCGCCGCTGCATGCCGATGTAAGCGGACTGCCACCGCTGATCCTGCAAGCCGCGGCGCTGGACCCGCTGCTGGACGACACGCTGGACCTGGCCAACAAGCTCTTCGCTTCGGGCGCCGCGCCCACCTTCATCGTCTATTCCGGCGTGCCGCACAGCTTCATCGGCATGACGCGCATCCTGCCCCAAGCGCAGGAAGCCCGTACGGATCTGGTGCAGGCGCTTAAGCGGAATTTAGTTTGA
- a CDS encoding YybH family protein produces the protein MTVQALAPVDTADAAAVRNWFKELSDHVQAVDFAAARHLFADDFVAFGTYTNFVSGREHAEKTQWRNVWSTIDGFVWRLDDVQSFVSPDRLFAVGLAVWDSTGYHPDGKPFERPGRATVSFARESVGQPWVATHTHMSLFRDTPSVSHGKKPARS, from the coding sequence ATGACTGTGCAAGCCCTCGCTCCCGTTGATACCGCTGACGCCGCCGCCGTGCGCAATTGGTTCAAGGAACTTTCCGACCACGTGCAAGCGGTGGACTTTGCCGCCGCGCGTCATCTGTTCGCCGATGACTTTGTGGCCTTTGGCACTTACACCAACTTTGTCAGCGGCCGCGAACACGCGGAAAAGACGCAGTGGCGCAACGTCTGGTCGACCATCGACGGCTTTGTGTGGCGCCTGGACGACGTCCAGAGCTTTGTCTCGCCGGACCGCTTGTTTGCCGTTGGCCTGGCGGTGTGGGATTCGACTGGCTACCACCCGGACGGCAAGCCGTTCGAGCGCCCGGGCCGCGCCACCGTGTCGTTCGCACGCGAGAGCGTGGGCCAACCGTGGGTTGCCACGCACACCCACATGTCGCTGTTCCGCGATACGCCCAGCGTGTCGCACGGCAAGAAGCCGGCGCGCAGCTGA
- a CDS encoding ABC transporter ATP-binding protein has translation MTDSSPLLQARDIRVHYPVRSAGWFSKPVLARAVDGVSLEIARGETLGLVGESGSGKTTLGRAVLRRTPLAGGSIHFKGQDITHAGKAQLRELRRHMQLVFQDPSTSLNPRHTVFEAIAEPLIVHGWNAGRDALRRRVAELIDQVGLPADAAERYPHAFSGGQRQRVGIARALAIRPDLIVADEPVSALDVSVRAQIINLFQDLQQELGLSFLLIAHDLAVVRHVSHRIAIMYAGQVVETGSRDDIYERPLHPYTRGLLAAVPEPERGASLRQVYAVAAGEPPSPMSPPSGCRYHPRCPQAVERCRLAAPPLEQRAPGHAAACWFAEPIPATP, from the coding sequence ATGACCGATTCTTCCCCTCTGTTGCAAGCGCGCGATATCCGCGTGCATTACCCCGTGCGCTCGGCGGGCTGGTTCAGCAAACCCGTGCTGGCGCGGGCCGTGGACGGCGTATCGCTGGAAATCGCACGCGGCGAAACACTGGGCCTCGTCGGCGAATCCGGTTCTGGCAAGACGACGCTGGGCCGCGCCGTGCTGCGCCGTACGCCGCTGGCCGGCGGCTCGATCCACTTCAAGGGCCAGGACATCACCCATGCCGGCAAGGCGCAACTGCGCGAACTGCGCCGCCATATGCAACTGGTGTTCCAGGACCCGTCCACCAGCCTGAACCCGCGCCATACCGTGTTCGAGGCTATCGCCGAACCCTTGATCGTGCATGGCTGGAACGCGGGCCGGGATGCACTGCGGCGGCGCGTGGCTGAATTGATCGATCAGGTGGGTTTGCCTGCGGACGCAGCAGAGCGTTATCCGCATGCCTTTTCGGGCGGCCAGCGCCAGCGCGTGGGCATTGCGCGCGCACTCGCGATTCGGCCCGACCTGATCGTGGCCGACGAACCCGTATCGGCGCTGGACGTATCGGTGCGGGCGCAGATCATCAATCTGTTCCAAGACCTGCAACAAGAGCTGGGTCTGTCCTTCCTGCTGATCGCGCATGACCTGGCGGTGGTGCGGCACGTGTCGCACCGCATCGCCATCATGTACGCAGGGCAGGTGGTCGAGACCGGCTCGCGGGACGACATCTATGAACGTCCGCTTCACCCCTACACACGCGGTCTGTTGGCCGCTGTGCCGGAACCCGAACGAGGCGCCTCGCTCCGGCAGGTTTACGCGGTGGCTGCGGGCGAACCGCCCAGCCCGATGTCGCCGCCCTCGGGTTGCCGGTATCACCCGCGTTGCCCCCAAGCCGTGGAACGTTGCCGCCTGGCCGCGCCGCCGCTGGAACAGCGCGCACCGGGCCACGCTGCCGCCTGCTGGTTCGCCGAACCCATTCCTGCTACACCCTGA
- a CDS encoding ABC transporter ATP-binding protein, with protein MNAQPLLSVRGLSVEFLTRHGNVTAVDAVSFDLRAGETLALVGESGSGKSACALALMGLTTLPGRVAGGQVLFEGHDLLAAPARVLEDLRGNRIAMVFQDPMSALNPLLTIGTQIDEVLVRHTPLKAAQRRDRIVDLLAQVGIPKPAERLDRLPHEFSGGQRQRILIAMALACDPQILIADEPTTALDVTIQAQILELLAELKQRLGLAMLLVTHDLGVVAKVADRVAVMYAGRLVELGDADALFAAPAHPYTAGLLRATPRLTDTRHRMIAIDGVPPDLRVRRSHCDFAPRCPVADAACAQQPALRDVGSGRVAACVRPFAPVWTQEP; from the coding sequence ATGAACGCGCAGCCCTTATTGAGCGTGCGTGGCCTAAGCGTCGAATTCCTGACTCGCCACGGCAATGTCACGGCCGTAGATGCGGTGTCGTTCGATCTGCGCGCTGGCGAAACGCTGGCGCTCGTCGGCGAGAGCGGTTCCGGCAAAAGCGCCTGTGCGCTGGCGTTGATGGGGCTGACTACCTTGCCCGGCCGAGTGGCGGGCGGGCAGGTGTTGTTTGAAGGCCATGACCTGCTGGCCGCGCCCGCCCGGGTTCTGGAAGACCTGCGGGGCAATCGCATCGCCATGGTGTTCCAGGACCCGATGAGCGCGCTGAACCCGCTCTTGACCATCGGCACGCAGATTGACGAAGTGCTGGTTCGGCACACGCCATTGAAAGCGGCACAGCGGCGCGACCGCATCGTTGATCTGTTGGCTCAGGTCGGCATCCCGAAGCCCGCTGAACGGCTGGACCGCCTGCCGCATGAGTTCTCTGGCGGCCAGCGCCAACGCATCCTGATCGCCATGGCGCTGGCCTGTGATCCGCAGATTCTGATTGCCGACGAACCGACGACCGCATTGGATGTCACGATTCAAGCGCAGATTCTGGAACTGCTGGCGGAATTGAAGCAACGGCTGGGCCTGGCGATGCTGCTGGTGACGCACGACCTGGGCGTGGTGGCCAAGGTTGCCGACCGTGTGGCGGTGATGTATGCCGGCCGCCTGGTTGAACTCGGCGATGCCGATGCGCTGTTCGCGGCGCCTGCTCATCCCTATACCGCTGGGCTGCTACGGGCAACACCCAGGTTGACCGACACCCGCCACCGCATGATCGCCATTGACGGCGTGCCGCCCGATCTGCGCGTGCGGCGCAGCCACTGCGATTTTGCGCCGCGATGCCCGGTAGCAGACGCCGCCTGCGCCCAGCAGCCTGCTTTGCGCGATGTGGGTAGCGGGCGCGTGGCCGCTTGCGTGCGCCCGTTTGCCCCCGTCTGGACGCAGGAACCATGA
- a CDS encoding ABC transporter permease produces the protein MSAAPAWMGDAIAPQAKAAPRGWRALSDRQRGWILAAVLLTLLAAVAIVLPWLAPYDPAAIKLSARLRPPVWEARGTWSNVMGTDNLGRDVLSRVLHGARLSILIGGAVVALSATFGVLVGLIAGFAGGRVDAVLMRWVDVHVAFPGLLLSLVILVILGPGPGTVILALALNGWMVYARQIRSVVLSVRQLPYIESAEMAGARAGRILLRHILPNLAAPLITLMVLEFARVVLAEAALSFLGVGVQPPAVSWGLDVANGRNYLTSAWWLATFPGLSIALTVLAVNLAASRLRLALDPREREKDFARRLLAKVRR, from the coding sequence ATGAGCGCCGCTCCTGCATGGATGGGCGACGCGATTGCGCCGCAGGCCAAGGCCGCGCCGCGTGGTTGGCGGGCATTGTCGGACCGGCAGCGGGGGTGGATTCTGGCCGCAGTGCTGCTGACTCTGCTGGCTGCGGTAGCCATCGTGCTGCCTTGGCTGGCGCCGTACGATCCCGCAGCGATCAAGCTGTCTGCGCGTTTGCGCCCGCCGGTATGGGAGGCGCGTGGCACCTGGTCGAATGTGATGGGCACCGACAATCTGGGCCGTGATGTGCTCAGTCGAGTGCTGCATGGGGCGCGCCTGTCCATCCTGATCGGCGGGGCAGTGGTGGCGTTGTCAGCGACGTTCGGCGTGCTGGTCGGCTTGATCGCCGGTTTTGCGGGTGGACGCGTGGACGCCGTGCTGATGCGTTGGGTCGACGTGCATGTCGCATTCCCCGGCTTGTTGCTGTCGCTGGTGATTCTTGTGATTCTGGGGCCCGGCCCCGGCACGGTCATCCTGGCGCTGGCACTGAACGGCTGGATGGTTTACGCGCGGCAGATCCGCAGCGTGGTGCTGTCTGTGCGTCAACTGCCCTATATAGAGAGCGCGGAAATGGCAGGCGCACGGGCCGGCCGCATCCTGTTGCGGCACATTCTGCCCAATCTGGCGGCGCCATTGATCACCTTGATGGTGCTGGAGTTTGCGCGGGTAGTGCTGGCGGAAGCCGCGCTGTCTTTCCTGGGCGTAGGGGTGCAACCGCCTGCGGTGTCGTGGGGGCTGGACGTCGCAAACGGCCGCAACTATTTGACGAGCGCCTGGTGGCTGGCGACGTTCCCCGGTCTGTCGATTGCGTTGACGGTCTTGGCCGTGAATCTGGCCGCAAGCCGTCTGCGTCTGGCCTTGGACCCGCGCGAACGCGAAAAGGATTTCGCCCGCCGTCTGCTTGCAAAGGTTCGCCGATGA
- a CDS encoding ABC transporter permease — MSSSNQAGRGLPRFLLGRVLQGLLVVLGVTTIVFIVTRLVGDPVQAMLPVDASAADRAVLAQALGMDGPIWAQYLHYLRDIALFDFGNSIWQQRPAMDIVMERLPSTLTLCVGALGLAVVAGVPLGIIAALRPGQWADRVSVVLSLGGLSLPQFWLGLLLILLFAVTLNWLPSSGSDAPGSGVLPMLTLALPALGRIAMMLRSALIDELNSLYVRTARAKGLRSGRIVLVHALRNAAVPTVALLGWEFAGMLAGHTVVVETVFAWPGLGQTAVQAIERQDLVLLQAVVFFIAFLIVIINFCLDILYRVLDRRIAV; from the coding sequence GTGTCATCGAGTAATCAAGCCGGGCGCGGCTTGCCGCGCTTCTTGCTGGGCCGGGTGCTGCAAGGGTTGCTGGTGGTGTTGGGTGTGACCACCATCGTGTTCATCGTGACACGGTTGGTGGGCGACCCGGTACAGGCGATGTTGCCGGTGGACGCCTCTGCCGCTGACCGCGCCGTGCTGGCGCAAGCCTTGGGCATGGACGGCCCGATCTGGGCGCAATACCTGCACTATCTGCGTGACATCGCGCTGTTCGACTTCGGCAATTCCATCTGGCAGCAGCGGCCAGCGATGGACATCGTGATGGAGCGTCTGCCCAGCACCTTGACCCTGTGCGTGGGCGCGCTGGGCCTGGCTGTAGTGGCGGGGGTGCCGCTGGGCATCATCGCCGCGCTGCGGCCCGGTCAATGGGCCGACCGCGTGTCGGTGGTGCTGAGTCTGGGCGGCTTGTCGCTGCCGCAATTCTGGCTGGGGCTGCTGTTGATCCTGCTGTTTGCCGTCACCCTGAATTGGCTGCCCTCATCGGGTTCGGACGCACCGGGCAGCGGCGTGTTGCCCATGCTGACGCTGGCGTTGCCGGCCTTGGGCCGTATCGCCATGATGCTGCGGTCCGCGCTGATCGACGAATTGAATTCGCTGTATGTCAGGACGGCGCGGGCCAAAGGCTTGCGCTCGGGCCGCATCGTGCTGGTGCATGCCCTGCGCAATGCTGCCGTGCCGACCGTGGCGCTGCTGGGCTGGGAATTCGCCGGCATGCTGGCCGGCCACACCGTCGTCGTCGAAACCGTATTCGCGTGGCCCGGGCTGGGCCAGACCGCGGTGCAGGCTATCGAACGCCAGGACCTCGTGCTATTGCAGGCCGTTGTGTTCTTCATTGCCTTTCTAATCGTGATCATCAATTTCTGTCTGGATATTCTGTATCGCGTGCTGGACCGGAGGATCGCCGTATGA
- a CDS encoding ABC transporter substrate-binding protein, with the protein MIQKRYLGLVLFASVFTAAHAADITLALGTEPSTLDPQTAQDGSERAVSRNIFETLITRTPKGELVPQLATALPRQIDAATWEVTLRPNLKFSDGQALDAAAVAASINRIVDPKTASRQRPFFLGIKSAEAVNPTTVRVLTNGADPALPARLSWLTIVSPAAAADGSLGQKPVGSGPYVLTEWAKGNRIVLSKNPNYWNPSAVGNVDRATYRFVAEPGTRLSGLRAGDFDFITNVLPEDTKRVAKAVTLQGTDLPFVSLNALKGLTKDVRVRQALNYAVDKEALAKDLYGGYAAVSHGQLLAPGWFGYDASIQPYAYDPARATELLKAAGAYGKSIDLYAPSGRWLKDKELAETIAAYWEAAGLKVNFRVLAWSEYLDAINKNRVPTEAQISSSHSNQLLDADRTLSAYYADGGVAAANDNAELKTLIEQARQEADPVKRQALYSKALKIGRDEAYLVFLLEGGEIFGLSKRIDFAPRVDGLIPVKDIRVIE; encoded by the coding sequence ATGATTCAGAAACGCTACCTAGGCTTGGTCCTGTTTGCGTCCGTCTTCACCGCCGCTCACGCGGCCGATATCACGTTGGCGCTGGGCACCGAGCCCTCGACGCTGGACCCGCAGACCGCGCAAGATGGCTCCGAACGCGCCGTGTCGCGCAACATCTTTGAAACGCTGATCACCCGCACCCCCAAGGGCGAGTTGGTGCCGCAGCTGGCTACCGCCTTGCCGCGCCAGATTGACGCCGCCACGTGGGAAGTCACGTTGCGCCCCAATCTGAAGTTCAGCGACGGCCAAGCACTGGACGCGGCGGCGGTTGCCGCCAGCATCAACCGCATCGTCGACCCCAAGACCGCATCGCGTCAGCGTCCGTTCTTCTTGGGCATCAAGAGCGCCGAAGCCGTCAACCCCACCACGGTGCGCGTGCTGACCAATGGCGCGGACCCCGCCTTGCCCGCGCGCCTGTCGTGGCTGACCATTGTGTCGCCCGCGGCGGCCGCAGATGGCAGCCTGGGCCAGAAGCCCGTAGGCAGCGGCCCGTATGTGCTCACGGAATGGGCCAAGGGCAACCGTATCGTCCTGAGCAAAAACCCCAATTACTGGAACCCTTCGGCCGTCGGCAATGTGGATCGCGCCACGTATCGTTTCGTGGCGGAGCCGGGCACGCGTCTGTCGGGCCTGCGCGCGGGGGATTTCGACTTCATCACCAATGTGCTGCCCGAAGACACCAAGCGGGTCGCCAAGGCGGTGACCTTGCAAGGCACCGATCTGCCGTTTGTGTCGCTCAACGCCCTGAAAGGCCTGACGAAAGACGTGCGGGTGCGCCAGGCGTTGAACTATGCGGTCGACAAGGAAGCCCTGGCCAAGGACCTGTACGGCGGCTACGCGGCGGTCTCGCACGGCCAATTGCTGGCGCCGGGATGGTTCGGTTATGACGCCAGCATCCAGCCTTACGCCTATGATCCGGCGCGCGCCACGGAACTCTTGAAGGCGGCGGGCGCCTACGGCAAGTCCATCGATCTGTATGCGCCGTCCGGCCGCTGGTTGAAGGACAAAGAACTGGCCGAAACCATTGCCGCCTACTGGGAAGCAGCGGGCCTGAAGGTCAACTTCCGCGTGCTGGCGTGGTCCGAATACCTGGACGCCATCAATAAAAACCGCGTGCCCACCGAGGCCCAGATCAGCAGCAGCCATTCCAATCAGCTGCTGGATGCAGACCGTACGCTTAGCGCCTATTACGCCGATGGCGGCGTGGCCGCGGCCAATGACAACGCCGAACTGAAGACGCTGATCGAGCAAGCGCGCCAGGAAGCCGACCCCGTCAAGCGTCAGGCGCTTTACAGCAAGGCGTTGAAGATTGGCCGTGACGAGGCGTACCTGGTGTTCCTGCTGGAAGGCGGCGAGATCTTCGGTTTGTCCAAGCGTATTGACTTTGCGCCGCGCGTGGATGGCCTGATTCCGGTGAAGGACATCCGTGTCATCGAGTAA